GAAATACCATTTAAACCGCCTGAAAAGATTGAAAAAAGGAAAAAGCGAGAACTGTTGGAGGTGGGCTTACTTAATGTAGACTACCATGTTTCCGCCTTTAATCAGAATTGTCGGGTCAGCATTGTCTGTAGCGCCCAACAAGGTGTCACAAACCAAAGACCCCATTCAGCCTCCCAGATTTTTTGTGTTATATGCCTTTTCCTAGCTGACTTTGTTAATTTCGCGAAAAATTTGAAACATAAAAGTATGCCCACCCATACTTTGTATGGGTACCCCTACCCCTGAATTCCTTTAACCATGTTTCAGCTTCCATGACCAAAAATAACTATTCAGGCAGAGGATCCTCTCTAATCCCTTCACTTAAAAGTACATCAGATATCACATATCTGTTGTCAATCCTCATTACTATGCCCATATTACACAGATTTTTAAGAACGGTTGTAACAGCATGATTTGTTATTGATCGCGCCTCCTTGGTCTCAATCACAGACTTAATTTGCGACCAAGTGGCTGGACCTATTCTCGCGAGAAAATTCAGAGTAGCACCATAACGCCGAGACAAGGCCACAATCTTCAAAACCTCTTCCCTCGCTAGTTTTCCAGCCTCAGAAGCAACCTCATCTACAAGCTCCCTTGAACAATCATTTCTGTCTCGACACCTTACACCAAACAGCGTAAGCCACCCCGGAACCCCATCTAGCCTTTTGACAGCGTACTCTAACAATTCAGCGCTGGGCTCCAGCTTGATCTGCCTAAACCCAGAAACAAGGAAGTCCTTTGCCGTACTGGCAGAGAAATTTGTCATTTGAACTTGAACAAAATGTCTTCCGTACAAAGGAGAGTTAGGTTGATCAAGACCCAGGAAATCAAACAAGACGCCAACCTCTGAACCTGTCACCACGACCACAATATTATGGTAAGAGTCAACAACATGTGCAAGAAAATGGAGCATCCACTTATCTCCACGAATAACCTGGATTTCGTCATATGCAATCAAAAATTTTCTGTTCTTCTTTTCAGCCCACTTGTCGATCTCACTGAAAAGCTCAGCCAGGTCCACTCCTGCCTTACCCCACTCGAAGCTCAACTCGTTACCAAGAAATGACACGCCCTTCAAATGTTTTAAAGCCTCTGAAAAATCAGAGAGCCATTTTCGATTAATCTGTCTAAAAGCTGCTTCCAATCTCCGGACAATATCAGCATAAGAAGGATTAAAAGGCAATCCGCGCAAATCCAAAATGGCAAAAGGGCAATCACTCTCAACTAACGCAACGTTGACAAAAGACGTCTTTCCCGTCCGACGAAGACCAGTAACCACAATCAAAGATGAATAAGAAATTGCCTTGAAAAACTGTTTAAGTTCTTTCTCACGATTGTATAGATCTTCTTTTTTTGTTTTTGGCCGTGGATCAAAATACATGTTTGGGTACCCATACCTAGTATGGCTACCCATACTAATAAAGTTTTCAACATCAAGAATAAAATAATAATTAACCATCGTAAGTCTCAAAAAATGG
This sequence is a window from Methanomassiliicoccales archaeon. Protein-coding genes within it:
- a CDS encoding ATP-binding protein, which translates into the protein MVNYYFILDVENFISMGSHTRYGYPNMYFDPRPKTKKEDLYNREKELKQFFKAISYSSLIVVTGLRRTGKTSFVNVALVESDCPFAILDLRGLPFNPSYADIVRRLEAAFRQINRKWLSDFSEALKHLKGVSFLGNELSFEWGKAGVDLAELFSEIDKWAEKKNRKFLIAYDEIQVIRGDKWMLHFLAHVVDSYHNIVVVVTGSEVGVLFDFLGLDQPNSPLYGRHFVQVQMTNFSASTAKDFLVSGFRQIKLEPSAELLEYAVKRLDGVPGWLTLFGVRCRDRNDCSRELVDEVASEAGKLAREEVLKIVALSRRYGATLNFLARIGPATWSQIKSVIETKEARSITNHAVTTVLKNLCNMGIVMRIDNRYVISDVLLSEGIREDPLPE